Part of the Halogeometricum sp. S3BR5-2 genome, CCACCTCCCAGTCGACGCCCTCCGGGACGGGCACGAGGTTCGCGGCGGGGACGGCCGCGTACTCCGAATGGACGCCGCGGACGTGTTCGCCGATGATGTGGAAGTCGTAGGAGAGCGTCGGGTCGCCTTTCCGGGAGAACTCGGTGTTATCGCCGGCGACGCCCGCGATGAGCGCCACCCGGTCGCCGGAGTCGAAGCGCGTGACGCCCGGTCCGACTTCCTCGACGACGCCCGCCATATCGCTGCCCGGCACGTGCGGCATCTCCAGGTCGATGCCGGGCATTCCGCGCCGCGTCCAGATGTCGAGGTGGTTCAACGCCGCCGCCTTCACGTCGACTACGACTTCGCCGCGTCCCGCTTCCGGGTCCGGGAAGTCGCCGTACTCGATGACGTCTCGGTCGCCGTGTTCCGCGAATTGGACAGCCTGCATGGTCACGCCATCGCACGGCACCGGCAAAAGCCCCCGTTTCGGCGAACACCCTATCCCCGAACAGACGGCCGTCGAATCCGGTCGGTGCCGGTCGGCGCTCGACTCCCCCGCCGGATTCCGGAACGAACAGCGGAGAGCGGGTTCGGTTGCGGAGTCACAATATTCATCACGGTCCTGTCCGACGTTCGCACGATGACTGGCCTCGGACGGTCGCTCGAAGCCGTGGTGACGAACCGCGAGCCGATTCTTCGCGCCCTCGTCCGAGGGCCGCTGAACAAACCCGAACTGACGGAGGCGGTGGACAGTTCCCGCTCCACCGTCGACCGAGCGATACGCGAACTCGTGGACGCGGGTCTGGTGGGACGCGCCGACGGGCGGTACGAGGCGACGCTGGCCGGTCGGTCCGCGCTCGACGCCGTCGAGGCGTTCCACGACCGGATGCGCGGGGTCGAGTCCGCGGCGGGCGTGCTCTCGCACCTCGGGCCGGACGCCCCCATCGACCCGGACTTCCTCGTCGGCGCCGACGTGTACGTGGCGACGCCGGAGATGCCCGACGGCGTCGTCCAGCGCCTGTTCGACAGCGTGGAGGCGGCGACGCACCTCCGCGGTATCGCTCCCGTCGCCCTCTCCGGGCATCTGAACGGGTTCTACGAGGCCGCGCGGGCGAACGACGCCCGCGTCGAGATGCTCATCGACGCCGGCGTCCTCGACAGCCTCGTCGCCACGGCCAGCACCCGAGAGACGCTCCTCGCGCAACTCCGCGACGACCGGGTGACCATCCTGCGCGGCGAGATTCCCTTCCCCTTCGGTCTGTGGCTCACCGAGTCGGAGGCCGGCGTCATGATATACAGCGACACGGGCGTCCGCGGCGTCATCGTCAACGACACCGACGACGCGTGCGCGTGGGCCGAGACGTGGTTCGAGAGGCTCTCTGCGGAGGCCCGGACCCTCACCGCTTCCGGCGTCGCGGCCGACGACTGAGGGCGCGAGAACTTTGTTCCGCGGGGGCGAACCGCCGAGTCGTGAGCGAACACGGACACGACGGAATCGGGAGCGCCGGCGACTCGCACAACCACCGAGAGCACCACGACGGCCAGCGAACGGACGAGGGCGGCGGAAGCGAAGGGGAAGGCGGAGACGGGGACGGCGAGGGGCACGACCACGAACACGACCACGAACACGAACACGACCACCACCACGACCACGACGTGTCGGACCTCGGCGTCGGCATCGTCACCGTCTCCACCTCCCGGTCCATCGAGGACGACCCCGCGGGCGACGCCATCCGCGACGCGTTCGAGGACGGCGGCCACCAGGTGACCGTCCGCGAACTCATCGACGACTCCTTCGACGGCGTCCAGTCGACGGTGAACCGCCTCGTCGACCGCGACGACGTCGACATCGTCGTCACGACGGGCGGGACGGGCGTCACGCCCGACGACGTGACCGTCGAGGCCGTCGCGGACCTGATGCACAAGACGCTGCCCGGGTTCGGCGAACTGTTCCGACGGCTCTCCTACGACGAGATAGGGACGCGCGTCGTCGGCACCCGCACGACGGCCGGCATCGCGGACCACACCCCGGTGTTCTGCCTCCCCGGCAGCGAGAACGCCGCCC contains:
- a CDS encoding helix-turn-helix transcriptional regulator, whose amino-acid sequence is MTGLGRSLEAVVTNREPILRALVRGPLNKPELTEAVDSSRSTVDRAIRELVDAGLVGRADGRYEATLAGRSALDAVEAFHDRMRGVESAAGVLSHLGPDAPIDPDFLVGADVYVATPEMPDGVVQRLFDSVEAATHLRGIAPVALSGHLNGFYEAARANDARVEMLIDAGVLDSLVATASTRETLLAQLRDDRVTILRGEIPFPFGLWLTESEAGVMIYSDTGVRGVIVNDTDDACAWAETWFERLSAEARTLTASGVAADD
- a CDS encoding MogA/MoaB family molybdenum cofactor biosynthesis protein, producing the protein MSEHGHDGIGSAGDSHNHREHHDGQRTDEGGGSEGEGGDGDGEGHDHEHDHEHEHDHHHDHDVSDLGVGIVTVSTSRSIEDDPAGDAIRDAFEDGGHQVTVRELIDDSFDGVQSTVNRLVDRDDVDIVVTTGGTGVTPDDVTVEAVADLMHKTLPGFGELFRRLSYDEIGTRVVGTRTTAGIADHTPVFCLPGSENAARLGAEEILVPEAPHLAGLATRE